The Helicobacteraceae bacterium genome segment ATACGGCGATTATCTCGATAAAGAGAGCTATTTTAACGAGCTTGACGCCGCCGCGAGCGCTACGGATAAAACCGCGCCAAAGCGCGAAGCGGCGCGATCGCAACGCAAGTTTTCGTATAACGAACAGCGATTATATGAAACGCTGCCGAATGAAATCGATCGGCTAGAAAAGCAAATTAAAGAGAGGGAAAACGCGATGTTTGACGGCGTTTATTCCGCGTCGGCGCTCGCGGAGCAGAGTCAGGCGTTAGAGGCGCTTAAAGCCTCTTTAGAATCAAAAGTCGAAACCTATTTCAAACTAGAGGAGAAAAAAGAGAGTTATGCGTCATAAATATATTTCAAGCGCCGTTTCGTATATATTCGGTCGCTTCGCCGCCAAAGCGCACCCTAAACTAGCGCAAAAGATTATTAACGCTTTATACGTCAAAACTTTACGCTTAGATATGAGCGAGTTTGATCCGCCTTCGGCTTATCCGACGCTTAGCGCGCTCTTTACCCGCGAGCTAAAAATTACGCGAACGCTTACAGACGATCAAACGGCTGTGATCGCGCCGTGCGATAGCTTTATTACGCAAAGCGGCGCGATCGAGACAAATACGCTTTTTCAAATAAAGGGAATGCCATACTCTATTTTTTCTCTACTGCCGCATATAGAAAAAGAGAGATTACAAAGTTTTGACGGCGGTTATTACGCGAATTTTTATCTCTCGCCGCGCGATTATCATCGCTACCACGCCCCCCTCTTGCTGACGCTTAACTATTTGACGCATATTCCGGGCGCGCTTCTGCCCGTTAATACCCCCTTTTTGCGCCGAAAATCGAATCTTTTTTGCGAAAACGAACGCGCCGTATTAGAAGGGACGGACAGTAATAATAAACGATGGATTTTAGTATTTGTCGGCGCGTTAAACGTGGGCAAAATACGTTTTGAACGTATGCCCGCCTTTCAGACCAACGTCGGAGCTAGGCTTATTAAATCGTTTAAGCTAGACGGCGAAGTTAAACGCGGCGATCTGTTGGGCTACTTTGAGATGGGATCGACGATAGTCCTGATCGCCGAAAAAGACGCGGCGCGTTTTACGATTGAAGCTAATCAAAAAATACGATTTGGCGAACGGATCGCGACGGTATAAAACCGCCAAGCAAAAGCGCCGCGCGAGCGCCGTAAACGCGACGGGCGGCGAAATCAATATTTGCGGCAATATGAAAGCGCGGAGACGTTCTTGATAAGCGTTTAGCCGCGACGCGCGCGGCGGTTTTGCGCGATCTCGCCGCGTTCGAATAGACGCAAGCGGCTTCTTTGGATCGTTTATCCAAGCGGCGTTTGCGCCCTAAAAGCGCGAAACCGCCCGCTAGGTTTGCGGCGTTTTAACGTTTGATTCCTATAATTGCGCATCAAATTCCAAAGGCGGCAGATGAAAATTACGGTAATTCAAGGACCAAATATCAACACGCTCGGCGTTCGCGAGCGATCGCTATACGGCGCTATGACGATGGACTCGCTACACAACGAGATGCGAAAAGTAGCCGAGCAAAACGGCGCGCAGATAGAGTTTTATCAGAGCAACCTAGAGGGCGAGATTGTCGATCGCATTCAGGAGTGTTACGGCGAGAGCGACGCGATCGTGCTAAACCCCGCCGCGTATACCCACACTTCGATAGCGATACGCGACGCGATCAGCGCCGTGTCGATTCCGGTGGTGGAGGTGCATATAACCAACATAGCTAGGCGCGAGGAGTTTAG includes the following:
- a CDS encoding phosphatidylserine decarboxylase, which produces MRHKYISSAVSYIFGRFAAKAHPKLAQKIINALYVKTLRLDMSEFDPPSAYPTLSALFTRELKITRTLTDDQTAVIAPCDSFITQSGAIETNTLFQIKGMPYSIFSLLPHIEKERLQSFDGGYYANFYLSPRDYHRYHAPLLLTLNYLTHIPGALLPVNTPFLRRKSNLFCENERAVLEGTDSNNKRWILVFVGALNVGKIRFERMPAFQTNVGARLIKSFKLDGEVKRGDLLGYFEMGSTIVLIAEKDAARFTIEANQKIRFGERIATV
- the aroQ gene encoding type II 3-dehydroquinate dehydratase — its product is MKITVIQGPNINTLGVRERSLYGAMTMDSLHNEMRKVAEQNGAQIEFYQSNLEGEIVDRIQECYGESDAIVLNPAAYTHTSIAIRDAISAVSIPVVEVHITNIARREEFRKNSFVSPVAAGVISGFGPFGYHLALLAAIQIAKEIEAQKNAANQTKA